TCGTCGTGGAGGAGCGCCGGCACGACCACGAGCGGCGCCCAGATCGCGACCATCGCGAGGTTCAGGCCGAGGTCTCCCCAACGCCGGCCGGCACCGGTCACCATGAGGGCGCCCATCGGCGCAATCCAGAACGGCGTGTACGCGAGGAAAAACTTCTCGCCCCACGCCTTGCTCGGGTTCGGAGAGAACCACCGCGGGCCGCCCGCGGCGGCGGCGACCGACGGCTCCAGCGCGAGCGCGGCGCCGCGCACCCTCAGGCTCCGTGCTTCACGTGACCGGGCATCACCTCACCCCCCATCACGCGCTCGATCCGTCTCTGCATGCCCGCGCCGAGCTTCCCGGCCTGGATCAGCTCCATGAAGCACGCCATCGCGTTTCCGAAGTCGAAGAAGTCGCGCTGCCAGCACCACCGGTAGTCGCCGGCGTAGCGGAACCAGGAGCCGCCGACGCCCTTGATCTCGTAGCGCGAGCCGTCGTCGCGCGTGGCCGGCGCGACCTGTCGCCAGAACGCGACGACCTCGCCGCGCTGCTCGTCGATGAGAACGGCATCGTAGGGATACTCCCAACCTTCGAGGCCTTCCATCTCGCTCCCCATGACCCAGTCGCGGATCTGTGTCCGGCCGCGCGCGACGAAGTCCTCGTTGGGGCCGAGGTTCCACGTGTACTCGGCCTCCTCCGTGTAGTGGTCCGCGAGCCCGCGCCAGTCGCCGGCGGCCTCCGCGTCCTCGTTGGCCTTGAGCCAGCGGCGCATCATCTCTTCCATCTCGCTGCGGGGAAACGCGGGCATATGGATCTCCTCTCGATCAGGCGTCTTCGACGGTGATGGCGCGCGTGGGGCAGTGCTTGGCGGCGGCGGCCACGCGGACGCGGCCCTCCGCCGGAACCTCCGCCTGCAGCAGGTCGACCGCCGTGCGCCGAGCGTTCAAGCGGAACACCTCCGGGGCCTCCGACACGCAGACGGCGTGGCCCTGACAGAGGCCGAGATCGACGCGCACGCGCGCCGCTCCGGCGGTGCGGGTGGCCGTCGTCGCCGCGGGGCGCGCGTCCGGGCCGGGGACGACGTCGGCGCGCCGTCGGTACCGGACGCGGCAGGGCTGCCGCACCTGGACGACCATCTTCGTGTAGTCCGGACCGTAGGCATCGGGCGGGTCGACGAGTTCGAAGGTGAAGCGGTGCAAGAGGCTCATGGTGATGGCCTTCAGCTGCATGATCGCGAACGCGGACCCCGAGCAGCGGTGGTGTCCGCCTCCGAACGGGATCCACGCGAACGGGGCCTCGTCCTCCTCCCGCCCCGGATCGTAGCGACCCGGGTCGAAGCGCTCGGGATCGCGGAAGAGCTCGGGGATCCGATGCGACACCGCCGGCGAGATCGCGACGAGCTTTCCGGCGGGAATCGTCACCCCTTCGACCGTGAAGTCCTCGACCACACCCCGCATCAGGATCACCAGCGGCGGATGGAGCCGCAACACCTCCTTCAAGACGGACTCGAGAACCGGCACTTCGCGAAAGGCTTGGTACGTGAGCGCCCCATCGCGCGCGTAGAGGGCGTCGACCTCTTCGACGACCCTGGCCGCCCACTCGGGATGGCGCGCCAGCTCGATGATGGTCCACGCTTCGGTTCCCGAGCTGGTGTGGTGTCCGGCGAACATCGCCGCCGTGAGGATTCCGGTGATCTCGTTCGGCGTGAGAGGCGTCCCGTCCGAGTAGCGCGACTCCATCAGCACCTGGAGCGCGTCCTGCGCCTCGACCTTCGCGGCGCGCCGCTGATCGATGATGGCGCTGATCATCTCGAGCAGGCGAGCCCGCGCGCGGTCGCGCCGCCGAAACACGGGTAGCGGCAGATACGGATTCACGTACGCGATCGCGTTCACGCCCTTCTCGAGATCGCCGTACACGCGGGCGAACTCTTCGTTCAAGTTACGGCGGAACTCCGATCCGAGCAGACAGTGGCTCGACGTGTACGTCGTCAGCTCGGCCGTGAACTCGAGGAGGTCGATGTCCCCTCGCTCGCTCCAGCCGGCCACCATGCGCTCGACCTCCTCGGTGAAGATACCGGCATAGGTGCGCATGTTCCGGTCGCGAAGCGCCGGCATGAGGATGCGGAGCTGCTCGTTCAGGCGCTCCGGCGGCGCGTCGAAGACGACCCCTTCTCCGAAGACGGGGGTCATCATCCGGTAGGCGATCTTCTGGCTGAGCTGCTCGTCCGGCGCGCGACAGAACGCTTCCTGTGCCGCCGGACCCGAGAGCAGGACCACGCGCTTGTTCAGCATCCGGAACTCGCCGACCGGTCCGCACGCCGCACGCACCTGCTGCATCATCGCGACCGGATCACGCGCGAACTTCGCCATGTGTCCCAGGAGCGGAAACGCTCCCGGGAAGCGCGGCAGGGCGCCGCGCGCTCCGACCGACGTTCGCGTTTCGGCAGCGATCTCGGACATCACGACCCCCTCAGCGCGCCGGCAGCCCGATCACCTTGGTCTCGAGGTACTCCTCGAAGCCCGCGATCCCGTTCTCGCGCCCGACGCCGCTCTGCCGGTATCCCCCGAACGGCGTATCGACGGCGAACCACATGGCGCCGTTGATCGAAAACGTTCCGGTGCGGATCCGGCGCGCCACGGCGAGCGCCCGTTCCTCGCTCGCGCTCGTCACCGCACCCGAGAGGCCGTAGATCGAATCGTTGGCGATGCGCACGGCATCGTCGTCGTCCTCGAAGGGAATCACGGCCAGCACCGGACCGAACACCTCCTCCTGCGCGAGCGTCGAGGCGGGGGCGACGTCGACGAAGAGCGTCGGCTCCACGTAGTAGCCCCTCGGCAGATGCTTCGGCACTCCGCCTCCGACGGCGAGGGTCGCACCCTCCTGCTTCGCCTTCGCGATGTACCCGAGCACGCGCTCGCGTTGACGTTCGCTGACGAGCGGCCCCATCAGGTGCGCGGGATTTCCGGGGTCGCCGTACTTGAACGTGCGGAAGGCCTCCGTGACGATCGCGACCCCCTCGACGTAGCGCGACCTCGGCAGCAACAAGCGCGTCGTGATCGCGCA
The window above is part of the Deltaproteobacteria bacterium genome. Proteins encoded here:
- a CDS encoding nuclear transport factor 2 family protein, giving the protein MPAFPRSEMEEMMRRWLKANEDAEAAGDWRGLADHYTEEAEYTWNLGPNEDFVARGRTQIRDWVMGSEMEGLEGWEYPYDAVLIDEQRGEVVAFWRQVAPATRDDGSRYEIKGVGGSWFRYAGDYRWCWQRDFFDFGNAMACFMELIQAGKLGAGMQRRIERVMGGEVMPGHVKHGA
- a CDS encoding cytochrome P450, which codes for MSEIAAETRTSVGARGALPRFPGAFPLLGHMAKFARDPVAMMQQVRAACGPVGEFRMLNKRVVLLSGPAAQEAFCRAPDEQLSQKIAYRMMTPVFGEGVVFDAPPERLNEQLRILMPALRDRNMRTYAGIFTEEVERMVAGWSERGDIDLLEFTAELTTYTSSHCLLGSEFRRNLNEEFARVYGDLEKGVNAIAYVNPYLPLPVFRRRDRARARLLEMISAIIDQRRAAKVEAQDALQVLMESRYSDGTPLTPNEITGILTAAMFAGHHTSSGTEAWTIIELARHPEWAARVVEEVDALYARDGALTYQAFREVPVLESVLKEVLRLHPPLVILMRGVVEDFTVEGVTIPAGKLVAISPAVSHRIPELFRDPERFDPGRYDPGREEDEAPFAWIPFGGGHHRCSGSAFAIMQLKAITMSLLHRFTFELVDPPDAYGPDYTKMVVQVRQPCRVRYRRRADVVPGPDARPAATTATRTAGAARVRVDLGLCQGHAVCVSEAPEVFRLNARRTAVDLLQAEVPAEGRVRVAAAAKHCPTRAITVEDA